From the genome of Trachemys scripta elegans isolate TJP31775 chromosome 2, CAS_Tse_1.0, whole genome shotgun sequence:
atcagtgAGGGCTACACTCAGAGAGACCtgaagacttctggaatatgctgctcaaacagtttcacttttgtttctacggcctgtccttcccttctcacatttatttccagacttcttctccttttCCAGAACTAGTCctcccccaacaatcttctattcattgaactttttgaaactttgcacctttagagagaggtaagggattgactgtgtacacaaatttgcagagggataaTAGGGTTGAGTTCTGATATTTCTCACCctctataatttattttaaaacgtttttgctgttaacaagcatgttatctctggagacacaaatctacagtttgagaactgcaaaactaagcatctctgatggtattttCTAAACTGAGCACtgaatcccattgggtagatagaactattaacctaaataatctatacagaagcccctggcaCCCCATAAGactgggtccctaatccatgaactattggaactcatttacaaaactttccttaaacattacatgaatatattctcatactatagaattagaatttataatcccttttCCATAataagatatctttgagctataatgtatcttaattaaaactatctttagataggtttttttcctcaaaaggcattttatcaaaaaaaaatgtttttgttttttgtttttgtttttttaaataatttatttttatccaccctgctatAAGGTGAGTTTAGAAAGGCAGAAAAAATTAGCAACATTAGACTGTTGTCAGGACACCACAGGTTTAATAATACTACTActtgtgaaaagtgctatgtGCTTATTCATGATTGCAAGTAGTCAGGATCTGTTCCGTCTTATCCAAACATTTCCAGTATCACAGCTGTGCTGGGCAGTTTAGTACATACTTACAAGAAAGAATTCTACTGCCTGAATCACCAGCACCATTTCATGAAACACTTGGAGTTTTGTTGGGACAGGTGACGAGGGAGATGCGAGTGCCCTGGCACCACCTATGTTGAGCAATAGCTCTACGgcctgcagcaggagcaggtGAATGGACAGCTAATTTATAGGTGTGTCTGGTTTGCCCACTTCACCTGTACCCAGGAAGAATTTCTGCTGTGCAGGCTCTATGTCCTGCATCCCACCAATGGGCCCATTCCTCTTTAAAGAGTAATCAACTGAGATTTTAGATGTAATCTATGGAATGTTAGATGTTTGGAAATTTTAGCGTTGTGATACTTCCTGCAATTTTTGTGCTTTTCTAAATAGGCACTTTATAAAATTTGCACGTTGTGGTTTGATGGGAACAAGAATATATGTTGCATAACCCATGGCTGCCAAAAACTGTTCCCTGGAGGctacttttccatttgtacttagctttctttttttatattaaatttagaGTTAGCATGCCTCCAAGGCAGATCTTACCAGCCACAAGTAACCACTTTCCCTAAAAGCATCAATGAAGACATTGTAGTTATAAATAGAATAAAGGGTTTATTTATAACAATATTTACAGATTACATAAAGGAAAAACAAGACTATAATACTACAGAAGAAACAAAGTAAATAACAAAACTATGTGTATATCTGCTAGGAGCCTATCTCATAGGCAAGAATTAAGACCAACCTTCTCAGAAAACATAATTAACAAAAAAGATGCTCAAAACCCAGAGGCACTTAGCAACCATTGTGTCATGCAAATCTGCTTCTTAGCTGAACTCTTCAACTCCCAAATTTAAACTTCTCCCTCCACTGCTAAATTCTACAATCTTTCCCTGCCATCAAACAagcttttcaataaaaaaatgttCCATGTGGAGTTCATAGCAATGCTAGCTGCTCCTCCTAGAACTTTGGGGTTTCCTGCTTCTCTGTAGTTCTAGGCACCCAAATATTAAGAAATTGACCAGCCAGCATTGTCTTAAACTAAAAACTTTAAAAgatagaagggggaaaaaaaagtgactgaGAAGTCCAACATACTGCACCCAAACACACGCTTTGACGTTTATCTCAAGCATTGTCTTGAATTTTCTTTAAATGGAAACTATTGCACATCACACACAAAGATATAACTGAAAAAGAACACAGTATCACTTGTTTCTACTCACAGTACAGAATCTTCCTCTCCACTAAATTCTTGAGTGTTTCATGTAGTTTAGACATGAATACTGATAGCTCAGATGTTCCTAGGGAGTAGGGGTGAACTAGCACTTATTTCTATTGCAGCAGTAGTGTCCAAAATGCATTacgtatgtgtgtacacacacagttTCTGCtcagaagagcttacaatataaggTCCCAATTCTGGAAACTTACATACTTTGCATGAGTTGTCCTATTTTAATTCAATGTGACTACATGTGTGTAAAGCTGTATGCATATTTGCTTGATCAGGTCCTTAATAGCTAGACAACAGACAAATAATATTGAAGGCAATGTAAGATACACATCTTACTAGCTACTTCCTTCTCTCCTTACGACACTGTGACCTGACCATCTTCGCCCTGCTTTTCTCTCCAATAAGTTAATACAGAAGTCTTAACTTCGTTGAcccacaaaatcttttttttttttaaaacataggaAACAATCAAATGGCTAGATCCTATTTAACTGTAGCCAGGGTCATGGCCAAAGCAGTTCTATGCAGCAGCATAGCCTGAATCAGTTTCTTAAACGGCTGGGATGACTCAGTAAGCATCATTCTTGTTCAAACTTCTGAAGGAGGAAAGATGGTATTTACAGTTGTCTCCTAAAGGCATGTCCACAGCAAGCTACCAATTATTTTGCCAGTGTTAGAAATGAATCTGAAAAGGATTTACACTAAACTACGCATCAAGATTTCATGGGAATTTCTAGTTCAAAAGCAAGCTGATCAATGCGGAATGTAGTAGGAGTATAATTAAAGTGACATTCCCAAGTAgtgatttagggttttttttaaattctccaatACTGGTAGTTGACAGCATGtctctgttttctcttttcttgGTCAtccttttttaatcctttttttgtCACGTTTCCATTGTACTGAATGTGGGACCTTTAAAACAAAAGGCAGCCACACTTGCTGCTGTGTTGTTTACTTGTCTGCTTGTGCACTAGCATATCATTTATCACCACTACGGTGTGCAGCTCTGAAAAATCTAGTCAAGCACTAGCGTGCTGCTGTAGACATGCTAGTTATAGCTCTCCTCCTCTGTATATAAAAGCACAGTTTTAATTATCTCCAATTTTGAGAAGAGAATGGGTAAGATGCTCCAATTCCATCTGGAccgattggattttttttattttacatcttTCAGTCTGGTTTCGTACTGTCACATGCAAAGACAGGTCCAATCAACATGATGGGGACAGTCCCCTTGAAAATCTATTAATCAAAAGGGTCCAATTTGAGGCCTTGCTAGTGACCTATATTGACCCATTTGGTCcagttttattataattattctcTGAAAAACTTGTGTAGCTTCACAGATACCTTTTAACAGATGCTGTGTATGCTAATGAATAAAATACTTGACTACTGTGGAATTATAGGAAATACCCTACAAGACTGTTGCACACACTGAAATTTGGAATGATGGCTCTAATTTCCTGTCAACAGACGAGTGTAATGAAAAATGATCTGCAAGTGAAAAGAAAAgttgctgcctcccctcccccccaattttttCCCCTAGTACTTCCATTATGGGTCTTGGAGTCCTGGGAGACTCTATGAACAATTGGACAACTAGTAGGTTTATGATATTAACCAAACAAGTGCAATTTGATTGAAGAGAGAAGTAATTTTTTTATTGACTATTTAAAACTTTAGCTTTGTGTTCATTTTTGTAAATCCCTCTTTAACTCAAATGCTTGACAATCAGAAGAGCTCTTTTGCTAAAGGTTCAATAGCCCTTTAATGAAGGACTGAGAGCTTCCAATCCATATCTTAGTCTTCCAAAGGAGACCTCCAGCAAAACAGGGAAAACAGAATAGAGATCATCATGTTCTTGATGTTtccaaactgtttaaaaaaagaaaagagcaaaaagaaaaaaaccctgtcaGGCTGCCTTTATACAtcagaaagaacaaaaataggGCCCAAATCCacatcttgttttgtttttttcttcatgtcaatttttcaaagaaagagGCACTCACCAGACTGTAAGTTGGTCAAATTTTTATGtaaagtgattattttttaagtCTCAAGTGTAACATCTTTTACTATCCATACCAGTAACTTACAGCAACTAACATGTGAGATTTTCCTCTTTCTATTTCCTGTTGTATGCTGCTATGGACAGTGAATATAAATGcttctttctccccccctcccctcatcacGCATATAGTTATGCACTTGTTAGAATAATTCTGACATTAATAATATATTATGATAGACTGAACATTTTTTCATAATTAGAATGATCTTTTATAAACTATTTTTGAACCCCTCAATCTGAAGACTTTCCAACTTCACATATGAAGTGATTCATTGTTTTCAAGTGCAGTTGTGAGTGATATGCCATTTCATATATAGGTATAggtattaatgaaaatgttaccaATATAAACCAGATTGGCCTTAGCCAAtagttttaaatggaaaataagcAAATGAGTACATCTTGGGCTGACTCAGTGAATATCAGCCGACCTGAACCGGGTGATGTGCTGGTTGGTAGCTTCGCACCTTTCAAAGATGCTGATTCTAATCACTCCGTCTTAGTCACTGATAACCCAGTCATGGCACAATGGTTAAGTGAGTTCTGAGATGACTGTTATTCACCACCAGCCAGCTGTCACAGCTGGCAGCATTTGTTCAGAGAAACATGTcaagtttatttaaaatttatggCTGCATTTTCAAGAGcttataaataaaatgcaattatgCAGATACTTCAACTCGCAAAACATTTATCCTGAAAAATTGTTAGATAGATTTCATTTGAAACCCTCTGGGATAAATCTTTGTTCCAAAATTGTTCGATTTAGCAGGAGAAAATGTAAATGAGTTCTGGCTCACAGTTTGCATTGATCTGTAAGATACATTATTTATCATTTGGGGCTTACAAGAGCTGAGctaataaatttttaaaatgtaacaactGCAGGTTGCGCCTAAATATGAACTATATTTTCTCCAGGTGTAATAATAAACCAGttccagcagcagtgagctgctCACCATGAGCAATACGAGTGCAATTTCTTGTTTAGAGGGTGGAAGGGTTCTGGTGTCAGTTTTGAGTTCAGGAGGTGTTTTGTGTTTTTATCCCCATGCAATCCAAAACTCTGATTCAAGATACAATTAGTCATATGTGTAGGTCCACAGCTGCTTTGAGAAATCCAGCGTGGAAGGTATGGAAAAGAAGGTTTAGGACCATTTGGAGGTTCTAGATTCTAGGGCCCCAATTCATTAGAGCTCTTAAGCATGTGATTATTACCACTGTTGTTCAGGATAACATTTAAGCATATAGTGACTTCATTGCATCTTAAACACACCTTAAATGCTGTCCTTTACTAAGGATGTTTCCTTGAATTGGGACCTAAGGAAACTCCAAGTGATACAGAAAGCAGCTGAGCTGATAAGTGCACAGCGCTCCAGTCACTACTCTGGTTCTCTATCGATCATTGGTCCTGTTTTTGAACTTCAAAGCTCACCAGCGGGTTAGTTAAGTAGCATGGTGATAGAAATCTGAAAGCTCTCTCTATAATATAGATTCCACTGGTAGAATTGCACTGCTGGCATATTATGCATCCCTTTTCTGCCAGTACAGCCACTGGCTGGGAGTTGCGGGTGCTTGGTAGTTGTCAAGATCAGGCCCCTAAATACTTTTAGAAAACTTCCTATTTAAAGTGAGCATTAAACAAGACATCTGTTTTGGGACAAAACGGCAATGAGCCAGGAGAGCATGCAGAGAGTGTTCTTACAACTGGATTTATCTGTACTTGGGATCTTTAATTGTGTATCTAGTATGAAAATTAGTACTCTGTAGGTCCTAGAGAACAGACCCATTTAATTTCATGGTGAAGTTTGAGAAATATCTTCTCATTAAAGTGTATAATTGTAACTTCAGTGAATGCTAATCACTTTGAAAAGGTCTTCTGCGCAGGCCTGGCTGAGAAGGTCTTAATCAGTTTGTGGTGCAAAGCTGGATGTTAAAGTTGTTGGTGACTGAAAAGTCCTCAAGTTCTTGAATACAGGGGTCTTATTATCCTGCTCAACCCACCAGTGGGAGTGGGTGATTTACACAGGCCCTCTCACAACCATGAGATCTAGCAATCAGTGtgtgggagaggtgggggaaCAGCCAATTGCTCCCAAGAGCTCTCATCAGAATAAGAATTGTTTAAGCTCATCAGCCAGATTCACTCAAGCTATGCTCCCTTGATAATGCACTCCCTTCATATTTCTACAGGGTGGGGAGAAGCTTTCGTTTCTCCCCAGGGTTCCACAAGAGCCCTGCCAGCAGAGACTGCTGATGCATGATTCCAACTCagtgctctgccccttcctctttCAGCCCCAAAGATGAGAGTTGAAAAATGATAAGCAACTAAAATCAGGGTGTTAAAGTGGCAATCGccgccttccttcccctcctgtaCTACTGTTTACCTTAAACTCCAGGATGTTGAGATGTAATTGTGTGTAAGTTGCTCTGACGAGAAGCACTTATAGGAATGTATTGCATTATAGAATACAATGTAGCATGGCCTGTGAGTGTAATATCCAGCCCTTGTACAAATGAGCTCCAGTAGCTAAAATTTCAGggtttttaaaacaattgtttcTGGCTTGCATCAAGAAAATTATCCTTGAATATGTGAAGAAGACTGTAAACTGATGTCCTGCCATCTTCCTCAGTTaatgctgagaggtgctgagGACTGGTAACCCTGAAACCTAAAGCTATTTGAAATGTCAGCATTgataactatttcactgctgatcattttagcaataCAGTAACAACCCTCCACCTTTTCAGGTGCCAAAAATCTCCAGTTTACTCCTCTGACAACTTCTATGGTTCAATTACTTGTCAGTACCAAAATCTGTGACACATAATGAACATGTTAGGGTAGTATAACATCAAATTTAATATTTGAATAAGTAACATTGAAGTCCATACACTATTCCCaattaaaatagaattttaaatgGAACTGCTACAGAATTTCTAATCTGCGCCACCAGAGTATCAGATAACATAggttttgtggggggtgggggaggaaggtgtCTCATACACAAGGACAACTATGGTTGCAATAGGAACCATAATTCTGAATTTCTTGATTTCTAGGCATGTACAGCAAACTTCATCAATTTAGCTTTTCCGTTTAATTTCCTTGTTTGAGGAAAAGAGGGATTACATATTGATAGAAATGCACTACATTCATTTTGCTTCAGTATTTTCCCATGTGTCTAATCAGACCATTGGTCTTTAATCTatgcatcagaaaaaaatgacaCATGTATGGAAATTGTATTTTTCGATCTCCCGTCCCACCCTTCATATTGCACTTAGATTGTGAATTCTCTATGGCTGACACCGTATCTTCCCATGTattagtacagcacctagcgcatgGGGGAGCACTGATGCTGAGTGGGATTTTCTGGGTGCTAGTGTAATATAACTATATTTATTGATATTACttttgtaaacatttaaaaatatatagttgcACTCTGGAACGGGATGATCTGCTGGTATGCTTATATTGATCCAATTCTTTTAAAAGTTACACAAATGGTCTGTAAAGGATGTCAGCAGGCAGAGGGATGAAACTTGATTTTTCTACAATACAAGTGGATTCAATTGTCACAAGTGCTATTTCATATTACTTCTGTCTCATaccattaaaaatactttaacttgACAAAAATCAAGCTAAAATAAGATTGCTTAGCAGGACTCACTCATAATGAGAAGTATGAATTCAAGAAATTACTGTTTGTCAGTGTGAGTGTACTTCTGCTTTGGCATAGCAGATACAGATTTTAACTTCTGGCAATGAAAAGTCTTACTCGTTACTACGTTTTTTCTGTAGAGTTTCTTTTTCGTCCTTGgctgtttatattttaaactgtCCTTATCAGGGAAAGGACTGGATATAGTTGTACTTGGTGGCAGTAGCTTTGGGGAAGTCAATTTAACAGTTGATTGAGTTCTTGGTGCCGCCACACAGCATGAGGAAGACCTCCGCAAGAGCATGTTAGAGTTTAAAATGAGGGGGGGGCTTGGAGCTTTTAAAGGCATCACAAGATGCTCTAAGCTGCTTTGTGGATGAACTTCTAAGGGAGGATGTTCCAGCATTCCATTTGCAATTATGACAGTACTCCCAAGTGCATTTTGAGCTGTTCCACTCCTGCGTGCAGCAGCCAGAATGGttggatttatttttctcttgacaGTCTCGATTAAAAGGTGTCTGAAGACATAAAGGGTCAGATAGTCTTGACTGCTTCGACTGATGCATGGATTTTGTGGAACTGGGTCGATTGCCAAGCATCAGATTGGAAGATACTGTCAGGACTCTTGTCTTCTCTTTTAATATAGTCAAGTGCTGCATCCGTTCAATTTCCAACAGACGAGATATTAATTTCACAACAGAGCTTTCCGGTGGTGGATTAAAGACTTCCTTCCAGTCATCCCATTTTGATAAGGCCAACTTTTGTAAGTCCAGGTTATTGAAAGGTGGCGGGAGAAAATCAGGGTATGGAAACACTTCATTTTGGTGCTTGGAGGAAGCTTTTTCAATGTTTTCTATAGTTTCTGGTCGTAAGTTCAGatccatatatttgaaataaCTAAGCAAAACATCATTCACTTTTTCACTCTGAGATACATCACCTTCCTCTGTTAAAAGACTGTTCTCAACACTACTGTTTCGCAACTTCAAATTCCATTGGGGGACATAGACAGTGTCATCACTACTACTTTCTGTAGCAGGATAGGAGTCAGAAACTGTGGTTTCATTTCTGGCCTTGAAAAAATCCCCATCTCCATTTGTCCAGTAGATTCCTAATGGCAGCTGCTGAGGTCCCTGGTAAGACACTGTGTGATAGCTGTTCAGATGGGCCCCCATCAATGTGGGATTAACAGTAAAGAAGTTTAAAGAATTACCCTGTGAGCTGGAAAGAGTTTCCACTAGCGGCTTATTGGAGtctctggagggaaaaaaaaagaaaatatagtgTAGTTTTACTCGGGGAGTTGGTAGGATAAAATGCATTTATGGGAGTCATTCTgaccctagtgaagtcaatgggcatactgattgactgcaatggggccaggatttaccCTATATTTTAAGGGGGGCAGCTGTTCATGTTACATATTACAAGGAGAATAATGACTCTGTTCAATTTATATTGAAAAGCTAAATTATAGCTTTAGCTCAATCATACAGCAACCACTTTTTAGGGAAATACTCATTCAGATGGGACTTAATGCTTTCTGCATACCAAGAGCCAACTCCTGCTTGCCTTGCTCATGTAAATAGTCCTATTGTTCTTGGCATAAAGCTATTCTCCATTCATTAAAATATCAAAAGTGCATCTTCATGTTGTTCTCCCTTCCTGAGTCACAGCCCTTCTACTCTTCCTCTTCCAGATGGACTTTAAGGCCAAATATTCAACCAGTCACCTGTCGCTCTGCTGTATTGTTATGAAAATTTAATAATTTTACAAGACTCTTACTTCAGATTCTTTAGTGTGTACATCTAAGGGGAATGTTTGACCCAAAAGCCCTACCAGCATCATACATTCAGATCCAAGTATTGAAACTGACCTCAAAAGAAAAGCTCTCTTCTAAATTTTTCAAGACCCAAGCAAGCATGCATTAAAGGGAAGGGTTACCAGCTTGTGTTCCTAGGAGTGTGAGGAGGAGAAACTTTGCACTACTATTGTTAGTGTAGAATTACAACTTAGTGCAGCGTTTGTTTTTCAGATCAGCTGTAAAACTGAAAAAACTATACACTAACAAAAATATAGTAAGGTTCTCATCAGAACATGCAAAAAATTATGTTGATCAGTCACAATTAGTGGTCTTTAGTTCTGTCAACAAATGTCAGCTATACAGAAAATCTAATGTCATAGAGCaccttttttatttaatgtatctatctcaaaacagtttacaagATAATGAGTTAAATATGATCTAAGATATTTAGAGTGCCAATCATAACTAGGGAGTGAAAATTATACTGTATTAACTATGTAGGAGAATGGAATAGCCATTAGACATATATAATAGTGTAAAACACTCAGATATCTATCCCTGGCTTTGAGGTGGCACATTTTTTCTATATTAGTTTAACTGCAACATTGGTTGTATAGTTATTGCAAGATAACAATACCCACCAATATATACTTACCACAGCTTTCTTAAGGGTATCTCAAAAATTATACAGTGCTTTTTTGAGCTGTGAAAAATTCCAAGTGTTG
Proteins encoded in this window:
- the FAM217A gene encoding LOW QUALITY PROTEIN: protein FAM217A (The sequence of the model RefSeq protein was modified relative to this genomic sequence to represent the inferred CDS: deleted 1 base in 1 codon), coding for MHRAGSGAGAAATQTPGGFRGFGRRSWRCSAVDRGDFTGGIYGTSLPLTSLSDSRQNIHTSDLEHDVHLPENKYCLSGDETGTRGVLSSKLHKDAYTTAVEQLADLRLSKNRTRRTQLSQNNSKEGMFCSWRYTHDQSNTTVNRDSNKPLVETLSSSQGNSLNFFTVNPTLMGAHLNSYHTVSYQGPQQLPLGIYWTNGDGDFFKARNETTVSDSYPATESSSDDTVYVPQWNLKLRNSSVENSLLTEEGDVSQSEKVNDVLLSYFKYMDLNLRPETIENIEKASSKHQNEVFPYPDFLPPPFNNLDLQKLALSKWDDWKEVFNPPPESSVVKLISRLLEIERMQHLTILKEKTRVLTVSSNLMLGNRPSSTKSMHQSKQSRLSDPLCLQTPFNRDCQEKNKSNHSGCCTQEWNSSKCTWEYCHNCKWNAGTSSLRSSSTKQLRASCDAFKSSKPPLILNSNMLLRRSSSCCVAAPRTQSTVKLTSPKLLPPSTTISSPFPDKDSLKYKQPRTKKKLYRKNVVTSKTFHCQKLKSVSAMPKQKYTHTDKQ